A window from Exiguobacterium marinum DSM 16307 encodes these proteins:
- a CDS encoding DEAD/DEAH box helicase, protein MRKSRSVEEMVKELKEDPSFAKNVRHWHTVDARPAQYAPIPEQVPEQLTNVLKSRGIEQLYTHQAEAVKQTAAGHSTVIVTPTASGKTLCYNLPVLSKMIEKPTARALYLYPTKALAQDQNSDLMEMVEALEGNLRCFTYDGDTSPAARTKVRDAGNIVITNPDMLHSGILPHHTKWIRLFENLEYIVVDELHTYRGVFGSHVANVFRRLKRICAYYGSHPKWIMTSATIANPRELAELLTEEEVVLVDRNGAPQGKKHLIFYNPPVVNEALGIRRSATLETKRIASKFVEANIQTIVFARSRVRVEVLLTYLQELTRRELGPKSIVGYRGGYLPSERREIERRLRNGEIKAVVSTNALELGVDIGQLQACVLNGYPGTVASLWQQAGRAGRRHSESLVVFVASSSSLDQLVVEQPDMILDRSPEAARLDPNNLIILVDHMKCAAFELPFHKSERFGTVDPKDILEFLADAQVLHERADKYYWMTDSFPAHDISLRTSDQENVVIVDQTAKHQVIGEMDTFSAMTLLHDEAIYLHGAEQYQVEKLDFEEKKAFVRRVDVDYYTDANLAVELKVLEENKTDGVKTFGEVSVIAMATLFKKIKFGTHENIGSGPIHLPERELHTTATWFTLDERFAYSEADLEDQLEAVSDLLRRLAPLYLMCDTLDLFTTIQMKSTHTTKPTVYLYDRYPGGIGLSEALYKDADEVLEAAERTVSDCPCESGCPRCVGMIGYGDFKQQVIRQLQALKGSL, encoded by the coding sequence ATGCGGAAATCGCGCTCTGTAGAAGAGATGGTTAAAGAATTAAAAGAAGACCCGAGCTTTGCGAAAAACGTACGACATTGGCATACGGTCGATGCGCGCCCAGCACAATATGCGCCCATCCCGGAGCAAGTACCAGAACAATTGACAAACGTATTGAAAAGTCGGGGAATTGAGCAACTGTACACGCACCAAGCTGAAGCTGTGAAACAAACGGCTGCCGGTCATTCGACTGTGATTGTAACGCCTACTGCCTCTGGTAAGACGCTCTGTTATAACTTGCCTGTCTTGTCAAAGATGATTGAAAAACCGACTGCACGCGCACTATATCTGTATCCGACAAAAGCCCTTGCCCAAGATCAGAATAGTGATTTAATGGAGATGGTCGAGGCACTCGAAGGCAACTTACGATGCTTCACGTATGATGGAGATACATCTCCGGCCGCCCGCACGAAAGTTAGAGATGCAGGGAATATCGTTATTACCAATCCTGATATGTTACATTCGGGAATTTTACCACACCATACGAAGTGGATTCGTCTATTCGAAAACTTAGAATACATCGTTGTCGATGAGTTGCATACGTATCGTGGCGTATTCGGCAGTCATGTGGCGAACGTGTTTCGCCGCTTAAAACGAATTTGTGCCTACTATGGAAGTCATCCGAAATGGATTATGACATCAGCGACTATCGCGAACCCGCGTGAACTTGCTGAATTGTTAACGGAAGAAGAAGTTGTATTGGTTGACCGGAACGGCGCACCACAAGGTAAGAAACATCTTATCTTCTATAATCCACCTGTCGTCAATGAAGCGCTTGGGATTCGTCGGAGTGCGACGCTCGAGACGAAACGCATCGCCTCAAAATTCGTGGAAGCGAACATTCAAACGATTGTGTTCGCCCGATCACGTGTACGTGTCGAGGTATTATTGACTTATTTACAGGAACTGACGCGACGAGAACTTGGTCCAAAATCGATTGTCGGCTATCGAGGGGGGTATCTTCCGTCTGAACGCCGTGAGATTGAACGGCGGTTACGGAATGGTGAAATAAAAGCTGTTGTTTCAACAAATGCGCTAGAACTCGGTGTTGATATCGGTCAATTGCAAGCGTGTGTCCTGAATGGTTATCCAGGCACTGTCGCTTCGCTATGGCAACAGGCAGGTCGGGCCGGACGACGTCATTCGGAGTCGCTTGTGGTGTTTGTGGCATCATCTTCTTCCCTTGACCAGCTTGTCGTCGAACAACCAGATATGATTTTAGACCGTTCACCGGAAGCTGCCCGTTTAGACCCAAACAACCTCATTATTTTAGTTGACCATATGAAATGTGCCGCATTCGAATTGCCGTTTCATAAAAGTGAACGGTTCGGAACGGTCGACCCGAAAGATATTTTAGAGTTTTTAGCGGATGCACAAGTGTTACATGAGCGGGCCGATAAATATTATTGGATGACGGATTCCTTCCCAGCGCATGACATCTCGCTTCGGACGAGCGATCAAGAAAATGTCGTCATTGTCGATCAAACCGCAAAACATCAAGTGATCGGCGAAATGGACACGTTCAGTGCGATGACACTATTGCACGATGAGGCGATCTATTTGCATGGTGCCGAGCAGTATCAAGTCGAGAAGTTAGATTTTGAAGAAAAAAAGGCATTTGTACGCCGAGTCGATGTCGATTACTATACGGATGCGAATTTGGCCGTGGAATTAAAAGTGCTAGAAGAGAACAAGACAGATGGTGTGAAAACGTTCGGAGAAGTTTCTGTCATCGCGATGGCCACTCTCTTTAAAAAAATTAAGTTCGGGACGCATGAGAATATCGGGTCTGGCCCGATTCATCTTCCGGAGCGAGAACTGCATACGACGGCGACATGGTTCACATTGGATGAACGCTTTGCCTATTCGGAGGCTGATCTCGAAGATCAACTTGAAGCGGTCAGTGATTTACTCAGACGGCTTGCGCCGCTCTATCTCATGTGTGATACGCTCGATTTATTTACAACCATTCAAATGAAGTCGACTCACACGACTAAACCGACCGTTTATTTATACGACCGCTATCCGGGTGGCATCGGTCTTAGTGAGGCACTCTATAAAGATGCAGACGAGGTACTTGAAGCAGCGGAACGAACGGTATCCGACTGTCCGTGTGAGAGCGGATGCCCTCGCTGTGTCGGTATGATTGGATACGGGGACTTCAAACAGCAAGTCATCCGTCAGTTACAAGCATTGAAAGGATCGTTATGA
- a CDS encoding NERD domain-containing protein, with protein sequence MLQVLTATEKQPVKQQTKKLFRMKEEVMKAPTSYTDRLVENIRQTCRFDWMMIEQVEFGEDLVHYVLVGPKGVFLIQLNRTPAPVHLTNRECRTETSMGWKHIYPHPVTELERMTKQVRARLKKECGQAIPVYSFLIFPETEQLKLKRVKANCGDSFTLVDQVISKTTLETLTEPLVKQIAYYCSERQIHK encoded by the coding sequence ATGTTGCAAGTGTTAACGGCCACGGAGAAACAACCTGTTAAACAACAGACAAAAAAGCTGTTTCGTATGAAAGAAGAAGTGATGAAGGCACCGACAAGCTATACAGATCGTCTCGTCGAGAACATCAGACAAACATGTCGATTTGACTGGATGATGATTGAACAAGTCGAATTTGGCGAGGATCTCGTTCATTACGTGCTCGTCGGGCCGAAAGGTGTATTCTTGATTCAATTAAATCGAACTCCAGCCCCTGTCCATTTGACGAACCGTGAGTGTCGGACGGAGACGTCTATGGGATGGAAGCACATCTATCCACATCCTGTCACGGAGCTAGAGCGAATGACTAAACAAGTGCGGGCACGGTTGAAGAAAGAGTGTGGACAAGCGATTCCGGTCTATTCCTTCTTGATCTTCCCGGAGACGGAACAGTTGAAGCTCAAGCGGGTCAAGGCCAATTGTGGCGATTCTTTCACACTCGTCGATCAGGTCATCAGCAAAACGACTCTTGAAACGTTGACGGAGCCGCTCGTCAAACAAATCGCTTACTACTGCTCAGAAAGACAGATACATAAATAA
- a CDS encoding ribonuclease H-like domain-containing protein: protein MKAKLSRLIKTKEPVEPSRVSSPDEVEQQKWIEQGGEILTFEGEWCVRLRTTYPLDEMYHDFAFGDARLMMHRTEHPFFTVDLEPEQVLFMDTETTGLRGSGTSIFLIGFARIQADQLEMIQYVLPHPAFETAFYYHFLQDIGDEVRFVTYNGKSFDWPQIKTRHTFVKSRVKALPSVGHVDLLHAARRLLKPRLESVSLKAVETYFGHGRTDDLPGFLAPMHYFQYVKERNPEILSPVLEHHHADCLSLVSLYTRLSQLVTTPETDFGEERAHWLHDLGEQESALKEFEQLSSPSKRAVMRQAMLLKRTGRMEQAIPLFESLQTIEGYVELAKYAEHKQKDVELAIDYTERAMELLEKKRTVLRQTIVREKDELEHRRARLERKRL from the coding sequence ATGAAAGCAAAGTTATCTAGATTAATTAAAACGAAAGAACCTGTCGAACCATCACGCGTCTCCTCACCTGACGAAGTGGAGCAGCAAAAATGGATTGAACAGGGTGGAGAAATTTTAACGTTCGAAGGAGAATGGTGTGTTCGTCTCCGAACTACGTATCCGCTTGATGAGATGTACCACGACTTTGCGTTCGGAGATGCAAGACTTATGATGCATCGAACCGAGCATCCTTTCTTTACGGTCGACCTAGAGCCTGAACAAGTCCTGTTTATGGATACGGAGACGACCGGGTTGCGTGGGTCTGGGACGTCGATTTTTTTAATCGGATTCGCGAGAATTCAAGCGGATCAACTTGAAATGATTCAATATGTCTTGCCTCATCCTGCCTTTGAGACTGCCTTCTACTATCATTTTTTACAGGATATCGGGGATGAGGTGCGGTTCGTCACTTATAACGGGAAGTCCTTTGACTGGCCACAAATCAAAACGAGACATACGTTTGTCAAATCACGGGTAAAAGCATTGCCTTCCGTCGGGCATGTTGATCTACTACATGCGGCAAGACGGTTGTTGAAACCGAGATTAGAATCGGTGTCGCTCAAAGCAGTTGAAACGTATTTCGGTCACGGACGGACAGACGATTTACCTGGTTTTTTAGCCCCGATGCATTATTTTCAGTACGTCAAAGAACGGAACCCAGAGATACTATCGCCGGTCCTTGAGCACCATCATGCGGACTGTTTGAGCCTTGTTTCTCTTTACACACGACTCAGTCAACTCGTCACGACTCCCGAGACAGATTTCGGAGAAGAACGTGCGCATTGGTTACATGACCTTGGGGAACAGGAAAGTGCACTCAAAGAGTTTGAACAACTTTCGAGTCCTTCGAAGCGAGCCGTCATGCGGCAAGCGATGTTATTGAAGCGAACGGGTCGTATGGAGCAAGCAATCCCGTTATTTGAGTCGCTGCAGACGATCGAAGGCTATGTCGAACTTGCCAAGTATGCAGAGCACAAGCAAAAGGACGTGGAACTCGCGATTGATTATACGGAGCGGGCCATGGAACTGCTCGAGAAAAAACGTACGGTTTTGCGTCAAACGATTGTACGAGAGAAAGACGAGCTAGAACATCGCCGTGCCCGTCTAGAAAGGAAGCGATTATGA
- the gpsB gene encoding cell division regulator GpsB — translation MQTELTAEAIYKQEFKTALRGYSQEEVDQFLDVVIRDYEKMMKEIERLQKENDSLRREPAPVAEPAKPAQPVASNYDMLRRISNLEKAVFGKQVGPSE, via the coding sequence ATGCAAACCGAATTAACGGCAGAAGCAATTTATAAACAAGAATTTAAAACGGCACTACGAGGTTATTCGCAAGAAGAAGTTGATCAATTTTTAGACGTGGTCATCCGGGATTATGAAAAAATGATGAAAGAAATCGAACGTCTTCAAAAAGAAAATGACTCATTGCGTCGCGAGCCTGCACCTGTTGCGGAACCTGCTAAACCGGCACAGCCGGTTGCGTCTAACTATGACATGCTGCGCCGTATCTCAAATTTAGAAAAAGCGGTCTTTGGTAAGCAAGTAGGGCCGAGTGAATAA
- the recU gene encoding Holliday junction resolvase RecU, whose product MYGVTTLFHYPNGKKAKVTKEPKGEGISREVSNSPTYANRGMNLETLLNETNEFYRIHQRAVIHKKPTPLQIVKVDYPKRSAAKVTEAYFKQASTTDYNGVYRGKYIDFEAKETNNKTSFPLGNFHEHQIEHMRECERHGGICFVIIRFSRYNTQYVLTTEQLVQWWEQRLTGRKSIPLSFIEQDAIEVPTRALPSIDYLTVLDQWLD is encoded by the coding sequence ATGTATGGGGTGACGACATTGTTCCATTATCCAAACGGTAAGAAAGCAAAAGTGACAAAGGAACCAAAGGGGGAAGGAATTTCGAGAGAAGTATCGAATTCTCCAACCTATGCGAATCGCGGAATGAATTTAGAGACGTTGTTAAATGAAACGAATGAATTCTATCGGATTCATCAACGAGCTGTCATTCATAAGAAACCGACACCGTTACAAATTGTCAAAGTCGACTATCCGAAGCGCAGTGCCGCTAAAGTGACGGAAGCCTATTTCAAGCAGGCATCCACGACCGACTATAACGGAGTGTATCGCGGTAAGTACATTGACTTTGAAGCGAAAGAAACGAATAATAAGACGTCGTTTCCGCTCGGAAATTTTCATGAACATCAGATTGAACATATGCGCGAGTGTGAACGTCACGGAGGGATTTGTTTTGTCATCATCCGCTTTAGTCGCTATAATACGCAATATGTATTGACCACGGAACAACTTGTTCAGTGGTGGGAACAACGACTGACGGGACGAAAATCGATTCCGCTCAGTTTTATTGAACAGGACGCGATTGAAGTTCCGACGAGAGCCTTACCGTCGATTGATTATTTGACGGTGCTCGATCAATGGCTCGATTGA
- the nth gene encoding endonuclease III — MLTRVQLQEIADTMKQMFPDAHCELTHQNPFELVVAVALSAQATDALVNKVTPGLFEAFPTVEAMATAEVSEIETLIKRIGLYRNKAKNVKALSEKIVNEHDGIVPSDRTSLEALPGVGRKTANVVLSVAFHEPAFAVDTHVERVSKRLGICRWKDNVRQVEETLMKKFPRDEWSQLHHQFIFFGRYHCKAQRPACETCPLLHMCREGKKRMKSTKVTT; from the coding sequence ATGTTGACGAGAGTTCAGCTGCAAGAAATAGCGGACACGATGAAGCAAATGTTCCCGGATGCACATTGCGAATTGACGCATCAAAATCCATTCGAATTAGTAGTCGCTGTCGCGCTATCTGCGCAAGCGACAGATGCCCTAGTCAACAAGGTGACACCAGGTTTGTTTGAAGCGTTTCCGACTGTTGAAGCGATGGCTACGGCAGAAGTTTCGGAGATTGAGACGTTGATTAAACGCATTGGACTGTATCGGAATAAAGCGAAGAATGTGAAGGCGCTCTCTGAGAAAATCGTGAACGAGCATGACGGGATTGTGCCGTCAGACCGGACGTCACTCGAGGCACTTCCAGGTGTCGGCCGCAAAACGGCTAACGTCGTCTTGTCAGTCGCCTTCCATGAACCGGCATTTGCGGTAGATACACATGTAGAGCGTGTCTCGAAACGTCTCGGTATCTGTCGTTGGAAAGATAACGTCCGTCAAGTTGAAGAGACATTGATGAAAAAGTTCCCGCGCGATGAGTGGTCGCAACTTCATCATCAATTTATTTTCTTTGGACGCTACCATTGTAAAGCGCAGCGACCGGCTTGTGAGACATGTCCGCTGCTTCATATGTGCCGGGAAGGTAAGAAACGGATGAAATCGACGAAAGTCACCACATAA
- a CDS encoding DnaD domain-containing protein, protein MDAHQLIQLFEQSPVVIPRKLFTDARRLDLSPIEFSLIVHLLEMTGEGIVMPLPSELGKRLNVSENEARSVLLGLLQKELIAIDASSNSERYSLLPLFEALQAEEKITPQQTLNENIIHTFEREFGTITPFEIEQIVGWMTEDGFSEELIMAALREAKLRNVRNFKYMDKILRVWQDHQVESLEDVVEYQRRNK, encoded by the coding sequence ATGGATGCACATCAATTGATTCAATTATTCGAGCAAAGTCCGGTCGTCATTCCGCGAAAACTGTTTACCGATGCAAGACGACTCGATTTGTCACCGATTGAGTTCAGTCTTATCGTTCATCTACTCGAAATGACTGGTGAAGGCATCGTCATGCCTCTCCCGAGCGAGTTAGGGAAACGGTTGAATGTGTCGGAAAATGAGGCCCGGTCAGTGCTACTTGGGCTGTTGCAAAAAGAATTGATTGCAATCGATGCATCAAGTAATAGCGAGCGATATAGTTTGCTACCACTTTTCGAGGCATTGCAAGCTGAAGAGAAGATTACGCCGCAACAGACATTGAATGAAAACATCATTCATACATTCGAACGGGAATTCGGGACGATCACCCCGTTTGAGATTGAACAAATCGTCGGATGGATGACGGAGGATGGTTTCAGTGAAGAACTCATCATGGCGGCACTCCGTGAAGCGAAATTACGGAATGTGCGAAATTTCAAATACATGGACAAAATCTTACGTGTTTGGCAGGATCATCAAGTCGAATCGCTCGAGGATGTCGTGGAATATCAACGGAGGAATAAGTGA
- a CDS encoding transglycosylase domain-containing protein, with amino-acid sequence MERSRVARRQDSTTNKRKKTGKQPKTKGKKPMWKRIFLLGFMLFIAAVIAFGAYTVYAIATAPELDEEKLVDTYPIQLISAEGEPLEGAGQIREYVSIDDISQVMQQAVVSIEDRRFYEHNGIDLRRIGGAVVANLTDGFGAEGGSTITQQLVKQSFLSTDKKLKRKLQEQWLALKLEREYTKEQILEMYLNKNYYGSGGYGVQTASKRYFNKPVSEVNYQEAAILAGLPQRPSAYDPINGDQELTRYRQEQVLSAMKRDGHISEEQYNEALDVAIADVISPGEETEEEAFTRAIYSRVLQELEDDYGLDQSDIYGTGLKVYTSINKELHTKINSDIKSNNVNLQTNGFPEDLRMGATVLNTKTGEIVAIVDSQQAKQGDTTYRDYSNEKYQIGSTAKPFFDYGPGIENGQWSTGKILLDAELEGTYSPNNYYTGFRGPNTMRQYLKISANTPAVRAFQEVRDEYGQDAIESFVKNVGIEPSYSGDQLNESNALGTAEASTTQMAAAYATLGANGMYTKPHLIQKIEFNDGSSINSPIKAKQAMEDYTAYMLTDMLRDVVSAEGGTYVPGAFPWDVAGKTGTTNEPNSTNPKDKWFTGYSTDYSISVWTGKTKESTVASFDPDYAQYYFEYMMQQVTNATGQPDRFQRPDSVLSLGNELYVKGTKPKDLQPEKLDAPTGASVNYDIDSQSGSVSWSYDFDAVKADGYNDITFTVTQKSADGTEKVVGTTGETSVDITNLPEGETTFTIVANAANPLTGEQQSGPAQATYSIEPKEEPKEEEENPSEDESNEDNPSDENNGNGNEDNNGNGNGNNEDTTDEQNPDEPATDDGTDEGTDEPTDGEDSGAPLEGQSNEESPDTNREDGNSDNTDN; translated from the coding sequence ATGGAGCGAAGTAGGGTCGCACGTCGACAAGATTCGACGACGAATAAACGTAAAAAAACTGGTAAACAACCAAAGACTAAAGGTAAGAAACCGATGTGGAAACGCATCTTTTTATTAGGTTTCATGTTATTTATTGCAGCAGTCATTGCATTTGGAGCATATACCGTATATGCGATTGCGACGGCACCAGAGCTTGACGAAGAAAAACTCGTTGATACGTATCCAATTCAGCTGATTTCGGCTGAAGGTGAACCGCTCGAAGGTGCCGGTCAAATTCGGGAGTACGTCTCCATCGACGACATTTCACAAGTGATGCAACAAGCGGTCGTCTCAATTGAAGATCGTCGCTTTTATGAACATAACGGAATCGACTTGCGTCGAATCGGTGGTGCAGTTGTGGCCAACTTGACTGACGGTTTCGGTGCAGAGGGTGGATCTACCATCACGCAGCAGTTGGTGAAACAGTCGTTTCTTTCAACAGACAAGAAGTTGAAGCGTAAGCTTCAAGAGCAGTGGCTTGCGCTCAAACTTGAACGTGAGTATACGAAAGAACAGATTTTAGAAATGTATTTGAACAAAAACTACTATGGTAGTGGTGGATACGGTGTTCAAACCGCATCGAAACGCTACTTCAACAAGCCAGTCTCTGAGGTCAATTATCAGGAGGCTGCCATCCTCGCAGGTCTTCCACAACGTCCGAGCGCCTATGACCCAATCAATGGTGACCAGGAGTTGACACGTTATCGGCAGGAACAGGTCTTGTCTGCGATGAAACGAGACGGTCATATTTCTGAAGAACAGTATAACGAAGCACTTGATGTCGCGATTGCTGACGTCATCTCACCGGGTGAAGAGACGGAAGAGGAAGCGTTCACGCGTGCGATATACTCACGTGTGCTTCAAGAGTTAGAAGATGATTATGGGCTTGACCAGTCAGATATTTATGGCACAGGTCTGAAAGTGTATACGTCAATCAATAAAGAGTTGCATACAAAAATCAATAGCGACATTAAATCGAACAACGTCAATTTACAAACAAATGGTTTCCCTGAGGACTTGAGAATGGGTGCGACCGTACTGAATACGAAAACAGGTGAGATTGTCGCCATCGTCGATAGCCAGCAAGCGAAACAAGGTGATACGACGTATCGTGACTACTCAAATGAAAAATATCAAATTGGATCGACGGCGAAACCGTTCTTCGACTATGGTCCAGGAATTGAAAACGGACAATGGTCGACGGGGAAAATATTGCTTGACGCCGAGTTAGAAGGTACGTACAGTCCAAACAACTATTACACTGGTTTCCGTGGTCCAAATACGATGCGTCAATATTTGAAAATTTCTGCGAATACGCCAGCTGTTCGTGCATTCCAAGAAGTACGTGATGAATACGGACAAGATGCAATCGAATCGTTCGTGAAAAACGTTGGTATTGAGCCTTCTTATTCCGGAGATCAACTAAATGAGTCCAACGCACTTGGTACTGCCGAAGCGAGCACGACACAGATGGCTGCTGCTTACGCAACACTTGGCGCAAACGGTATGTATACGAAACCTCATTTGATTCAAAAGATTGAATTCAATGACGGTTCAAGTATCAACTCTCCAATCAAAGCGAAGCAAGCGATGGAAGACTATACAGCATACATGTTGACGGATATGCTCCGTGACGTCGTCAGTGCTGAAGGTGGAACATATGTCCCAGGTGCATTTCCTTGGGACGTAGCCGGTAAAACTGGAACAACGAACGAGCCTAACTCGACAAACCCGAAAGATAAATGGTTTACTGGTTACTCCACAGATTACTCGATTTCTGTGTGGACAGGAAAAACGAAAGAGTCGACAGTCGCTTCTTTTGATCCAGACTACGCTCAATACTATTTCGAGTATATGATGCAACAAGTGACGAATGCGACGGGACAACCAGACCGTTTCCAGCGTCCGGACTCCGTTTTATCACTTGGCAATGAGCTCTATGTAAAAGGGACGAAACCGAAAGACCTTCAACCAGAGAAGTTGGATGCTCCTACGGGCGCAAGCGTCAACTATGATATAGATTCACAATCTGGTTCAGTCTCATGGTCATATGATTTTGACGCTGTGAAAGCGGACGGATATAATGACATCACGTTCACAGTGACGCAGAAATCTGCTGACGGCACTGAAAAAGTCGTGGGTACTACAGGTGAGACGAGTGTGGATATTACAAACTTGCCTGAAGGTGAGACGACGTTCACGATTGTGGCGAACGCCGCGAACCCGTTGACGGGTGAACAGCAATCCGGACCAGCGCAAGCGACCTACTCGATTGAACCGAAAGAAGAACCAAAAGAGGAGGAAGAAAATCCTTCTGAAGACGAGAGCAATGAAGATAACCCGTCAGACGAGAACAACGGCAACGGGAATGAAGATAACAACGGCAATGGTAACGGAAACAACGAAGACACCACTGACGAACAAAATCCTGACGAACCAGCGACGGATGATGGCACTGATGAAGGAACCGACGAGCCGACTGATGGAGAGGATTCAGGAGCTCCGTTAGAAGGTCAATCGAATGAAGAATCGCCTGACACGAATCGTGAGGACGGCAATTCTGACAACACTGATAACTAA
- a CDS encoding DUF3800 domain-containing protein, with product MESGKKYVMFVDETGTPKGNTQFNLTGVLMEYKYSIDADETGLPCVLKRRLQAFKRDVFKTEQIPLHLKEILKAEHPYGKEDGITIDMLRDFWDKLPDFLRGIDCTIVSVEVDKQKLHDFYSTPKDPYVVAFAHLMKSFYAFLEETEAVSARVVLESRDDYQNLLIQKAFFDIFNSGTVHLDVEKSRQKIKGFIFSEKQNTMYQSGLEIADLVCLPLSRVRRGVIEVKPRFVHYGDENRIFKAIKDKIYIRKESPDQDFRNWGFKKVPITKKRREWSDHPWNH from the coding sequence ATGGAAAGTGGAAAGAAGTATGTCATGTTCGTCGATGAGACAGGTACACCGAAAGGCAACACACAGTTCAATTTGACTGGTGTTCTGATGGAGTACAAATATTCAATCGATGCGGATGAGACTGGATTACCTTGTGTATTAAAGCGACGCCTTCAAGCGTTTAAGCGAGATGTTTTTAAAACCGAACAGATCCCGCTACATCTGAAAGAAATTTTAAAGGCTGAACATCCTTATGGAAAAGAAGACGGCATCACAATCGACATGTTGCGTGATTTTTGGGATAAACTACCTGATTTTTTACGTGGCATCGATTGTACAATCGTTAGCGTCGAGGTCGATAAGCAGAAATTACATGATTTTTACTCGACGCCAAAAGATCCATATGTAGTCGCCTTTGCTCATCTCATGAAATCATTTTATGCTTTTTTAGAAGAAACAGAAGCAGTCAGTGCTCGTGTCGTCCTCGAATCTAGAGATGATTACCAGAACTTATTGATTCAAAAAGCATTTTTCGATATTTTCAACTCGGGTACGGTCCATCTCGATGTCGAAAAAAGTCGTCAAAAGATTAAAGGATTCATCTTCTCTGAGAAGCAGAACACAATGTATCAATCCGGTCTAGAGATTGCAGACCTCGTCTGTCTCCCGTTGTCACGTGTTCGTCGAGGTGTGATTGAGGTAAAACCACGGTTCGTCCATTATGGGGACGAGAACCGAATTTTCAAAGCGATTAAGGACAAAATTTACATTCGTAAAGAAAGTCCGGACCAAGACTTCCGCAACTGGGGCTTCAAGAAAGTACCCATCACGAAAAAGCGTCGTGAATGGAGCGACCACCCTTGGAATCATTAA
- a CDS encoding DUF1273 domain-containing protein: MKVVAVTGYRPHELGIFKADHPGIEIIQEAYRKKILEVIELGAEWFIFSGTNGCELWAGQVLLELRETYPIKIAVFPPFLNMDERYKPFEQELFAQLQLEADFFEPLTQRPYEDPSQLRAKTAFFLDKAEGLITLYDEETEGSPRFLVDGARRKSTMEVFLITQEDLRVIEEEKQWEQQWE; this comes from the coding sequence ATGAAAGTAGTAGCCGTTACAGGATATCGTCCTCATGAACTGGGCATCTTTAAAGCGGACCATCCAGGAATTGAAATCATTCAGGAAGCTTATCGTAAAAAGATACTCGAAGTCATCGAACTGGGCGCCGAGTGGTTTATTTTTAGTGGAACGAATGGTTGTGAATTATGGGCTGGACAAGTATTGTTAGAGTTAAGAGAAACGTACCCGATTAAAATTGCAGTATTTCCTCCGTTCTTAAATATGGATGAACGGTATAAGCCGTTCGAACAGGAATTGTTTGCACAGCTGCAACTTGAAGCGGACTTTTTTGAACCGTTGACACAGCGGCCATACGAAGATCCGAGTCAACTACGCGCTAAAACTGCATTCTTTTTAGACAAAGCAGAAGGATTGATTACCTTATACGACGAAGAAACGGAGGGAAGTCCCCGCTTTTTAGTCGACGGGGCTCGGCGAAAGTCCACTATGGAGGTCTTTCTCATCACACAGGAAGATTTACGTGTCATCGAGGAAGAAAAACAATGGGAACAACAATGGGAGTGA